In Nicotiana tabacum cultivar K326 chromosome 19, ASM71507v2, whole genome shotgun sequence, one DNA window encodes the following:
- the LOC142173425 gene encoding uncharacterized protein LOC142173425 has product MIGVVDDITILYYPGKANLVADALSRKAESMGSLDFIPDMEIPLAMDVQSLANTFVRLNISEPSRVLACVMSQLSLFDHIKVCQYDDPHLLVLTDTVQRGGTKEVPIGDDGVLRLQGQIYVLKVDGLRELILEEARSWRYSIHPGAMNMYHDLK; this is encoded by the coding sequence atgatTGGAGTTGTtgatgatatcaccattctttattatccggggaaggccaatctAGTAGctgacgccttgagtagaaaggcagagagcaTGGGGAGTTTGGACTTTATACCAGATATGGAGATACCGTTAGCTATGGATGTTCAGTCTTTGGCCAACACGTTTGTAAGGTTgaatatttcagagcccagcagGGTACTTGCTTGTGTTATGTCACAATTGTCATTGTTTGATCACATTAAGGTGtgtcaatatgatgatccccacttgcttgtccttacgGACACGGTGCAACGAGGTGGTACCAAGGAAGTgcctattggtgatgatggggtgttaaggcTTCAAGGTCAGATCTATGTTCTGAAGGTGGATGGTTTGAGGGAGTTGATCCTTGAAGAGGCTCGCAGTtggcggtattctattcacccgggtgcTATGAAtatgtatcatgacttgaagtag